The Dehalococcoidia bacterium genome segment CGAGTACAGCTGAGGTCGGCCCGCATATCCAGGTATAAGTGGCATGGCCAGCAGCGGAACAGGCCAGCCAAATCCGGGAATAAACCCGGGGAAAGGGCAGGCCCGGGAAAGAAAATAAAATAGAGAGGAGCTCCTGAAAAAGGGGCTCCTCTTTTTTAAGTTTAAGCTGCCAGCCGGAGCAATACCGTTCCGGAGTACACCCCAAAACGCTTGCCATATACCGCCCTCTATATTATATTCGTAGGTACAGGAAAGGAGTGATATGAAAAAAGAGATTCTGGACATACTGGCCTGCCCGATATGCAAGGGTCCACTTGAACTCACGGTGGATAAAGAGGACGAAAGGGAAGTGATCAATGGCTCTCTACACTGTGCGAAATGCTCTCAGCACTATACCGTCAAAGATTCGATCCCTAATCTGCTCCCTCCGGGCGCTGAAGAACTTGGGAGGCTCTGATTCATGCCTGATCCGGATTACCCAACCACAGGTTCCCTAGCAGGCTGCTGAAAAAGAGGTGAAGGATTCCTCCTTCCGGGGGTCTGGGGGTGTCCCCCAGATGCAAAAGTTCCCCCAACGATTGGGGGTCAGGGGGTTGAGTCAGACTTTTTCAGCACCCTGCTAGGGAATATAAGTGGCACAGGAATCCGGCGACTCCCAAACCTCAACACTGGTGATTGAAATCCGCTCAGCCTTCAATCGAGGAGAAAGTTCCTGATAGATCACCAGCGCGATATTCTCCGCCGAAGGGTTGACCTGATCAAAAGGCGCAATATCATTCAGGCAAACGTGGTCAAATCGATCCACGATCGATTGCAGATGTTTCTTCAGTTCCGAGAAATCGAAGACCATCCCCAATTCATTGAGTTCCAGTCCCTCTACAGTGACCACCACCAGAAAACGATGGCCGTGCATCTGCTCGCACTTGCCTCGATAGTTCCTTAGATGATGCGCGGCATCAAA includes the following:
- a CDS encoding methytransferase partner Trm112, which translates into the protein MKKEILDILACPICKGPLELTVDKEDEREVINGSLHCAKCSQHYTVKDSIPNLLPPGAEELGRL
- the queD gene encoding 6-carboxytetrahydropterin synthase QueD, translating into MYRISVRQHFDAAHHLRNYRGKCEQMHGHRFLVVVTVEGLELNELGMVFDFSELKKHLQSIVDRFDHVCLNDIAPFDQVNPSAENIALVIYQELSPRLKAERISITSVEVWESPDSCATYIP